The genomic window AACCTCAAAAGAAATGAAGTTGAAATTTTTAGGAACGGGAACTTCCCAGGGCGTACCCGTTATCGGCTGCACCTGCGAGGTATGTACTTCGGAAAATCCGAAAGACAGCCGGCTGCGGTCTTCCGTAATGGTGACCACCGATGAAAACAGGAAAATCCTTATCGACTGCGGCCCCGATTTCAGGCAGCAGATGCTGACGAACGGGGAAAACCATATCGATCTTGCCCTGCTTACCCACGAACATAATGATCACGTGATCGGTCTTGATGACATGCGCCCGCTGATTTTCAAAACAGGAAAAGACATGCCGCTGTACTGTTATTCAAGAGTGGGAAATGAGGTTAAGAAACGCTTTCCCTATGCTTTTGCCGACGTGCGGTATCCCGGCGCTCCGGCATTTGAGCTGCACGAAATTGAAAATAAGCCTTTCAAGGTTCTGGATATTGAAATTACACCGGTGGAAGTTATCCATTTTAAAATTACAGCCTTCGGGTATCGGTTTAAGGACCTTGCCTACATCACCGATGCCGGTTTTATTTCAGATACGGAAAAAGAAAAATTAAAAAATTTAGACGTTCTGATCATCAACTGTATCCGGAAGTTTGATCCGCACCCGGCTCATTTTATCCTTCCGGACGCTATTTCTCTGTTTGAAGAAGTTCAACCGAAAAAAATGTTTCTTACCCATCTTAGCCATCATTTTGGGCTACATGATGTTGAAGATAAACAACTTCCGGCCGGAATGCACCTTGCCTACGACGGTCTGGAGATTAATTTTTAAAAAATCCTTTCAAAAAGCTTTGGAATATTAAGAAAAGTTTCTATATTTGCACACCGATTCAAAAAAGGTAACACTGGCCCAGGTGGCGGAATTGGTAGACGCGCTGGTCTCAAACACCAGTTCTTAGGAGTACCGGTTCGATCCCGGTCCTGGGTACATATCAGAAAACCTCTGAAATCATTTGATTTTCAGAGGTTTTTTATTTTACTTATTTTTCATTTAAATATTTAGGATCTACAAAACAATTTGAATTCTAGTGAGAGAAGAAAATTAAAATAACTCCGTTTAAAAAACTTTTCTAAAATTAAACAGAAAACTGCCTTTGATCTTCTATTATCTATTTATTTAATATTATGTTCAGCTTTTGTAGAAACGGTTGTCCTTAATTTTTTCGCCAGATGCGGCTGGGGTAAAGACAATGCGCTTAAAAAAGTGATATTGGTACGATGGCCGTTTTTGTCGACTTTTAAAACAATAGAGCCACAGCATGGAGAAGCAAAGAAGTAGTTTTCATATTGTGCGCCGCAGGTGAAGCATTCTGTAATAATAATCTCTTTTTTTTCGAAATTTTCCATAGTTATTGTGTTATTAAAATATGATGTCGGAACGAACGATACCGTTCTGAACTTTAAAATTGTAAAAGAATAAATTATAATTTATATCTCAGTCTCTACCTGTATTTTATTAAGCAGAGAAACTTTGTATAAGGCGTCGATGACCGGCGCATCGATCATCCTTCTGTTTTTTACCCGTCTAATATATTCGGGAGTTTTTGCTTTGTCTCTGAGAATGAGGTTTACGGAATGGGTATAATGTGCAGGTAACCATTCGTCGATGAAATCAAACTTATCAACGGTTCTCTTCTGACGGTAGCGATGTATCGGTTTGCCCATACAAATAAAATGAATTTTGTTTAACCTTTTTTCGTAATTTTGTGCTTGTCTGCTAAGACAATTGTAAAAACAAATATACAACTATATATTGAAATAACAATATATAATTTAAATTTTAACAATTATAAATTGTTTATTTTTAACACAAATTAAGCTACTCAATATGAAAATTTACGAAAAGATCCGTGAGTACAGCAAGGGAAAAGGCGAAACCATGAAAGAAATTGCAGATAAATACGGAGTAACACCACAGGCCATCCAAATGTATTTTTCCGGCAAAAACGCAATGCCTCTTAATTTTTTAGCCTGGTATATCGAAGAGCACCCCGATATTGATTTATATGCACTTTTCAGTAAAGAACATAACCAGATTGTTTCCGAACCAAGAGCTGAATATCATAAAAAATACAGAAAGCAGCACGTGATCGACCGGATCATCAGCATTCTGGAAGAGGAACTGTAGTTCTCATACAGATTTCTATTCTGAGATCTATACAAAATATTACCGGAAAAGAAATCAAAACCCCTTTTCCGGTTTTTTTATTGTGGACTGGCAACAGCTGTAAAGCAAACCGATACCGCCAAATCTGTAGGATTCTCACTTGTCCGAGAAATTTATCCAAATTATTTGTCATCTCTGCGAAAATTATTTTATTGATTTTCACAATTTATTTATCTTCGCTTTTCAAACATGTATCATTAATTTTGCCTTAAGAATAGACCGTATGCCATCCAGCCCGCACAAACTGATTCCGATGACAGATTTCGTTATAGAGTATTATTCTCATGAAGGGTATGCAGATCTGCAGACCCTGAAATTGATGAACAATTATGCAACTTTTCTGAAAAAGCCGCTGACTTTGGGAATGTTTGTACCGGTAGATGAGACAGGAAGCATTCTGAAAGAACCGAAGAATTATACTTCCTGGAAATCGCTTAAACACAACACAAAAAGGTCTGCCGGCGATGTAGGAAGCACAGCTTTTGAAGAGTATAAAGTATATCAAAAAGCTGAAAAAAAATGTCTTTTCGAAGGGTTTAAAATTGCCTATAACGGTTTTTCAGTGGTAAGAATTATCGCAATGTACGATGAATCGATTGAATTATCATTTAATAAAAATGAGAAATTGTTTCAGAATTTTAACGACATAGAATCGCTGACCTATTTCAATGAAATATATCTGAATGGTGCTGCTTTAAGAAAAATAGGTATTCACAAATAATTATCTGATAAAATGATCTTCGTTGATCAAGGAGATAAACTCAGACATATTCTTGGAATCTGAAAGGAAAGAAAGTTTTTTTACGACTGTCTTTATCACCGGTAAATTTAGGATTCGCTTTGCCATGACAACTGTTTTAAATTAAATGATTTCAAGACTTTAGATTTAAATGGGTTGCCAGAACCCTAAGTCTCTTATTCTGAGTAAACAAAGTTTGTACCTATTTTTATTAACGGGCAAAAATTTAACATAATAAAATAATATTTTAAATAAGTTTGTGAGGATCTAAGTTTGCGGAAAGCTTATAAAACAATTAATTTCCCGCAAATCTTACAGATTTAACAAGTAATTTTTAATCTGCAAGAGCGGCGGGAAAAAATTTGAATAAAATTAATTAAGTAAAATCCTGATAATAAGCCGTATCATGCTTTCACAGCTTTCCCATAGACCTCCAATGCTCTTTTCCGGGCAGCGGTATGTTCTACGATAGGCTCGGTTTTTAAGTCTTCCTCATCCAACCATTCTTTGATGTACTTTTGGTCCTTATCGAACTTTTTTGTCTGTTCGGAAGGATTAAACACTCTGAAATAAGGAGCTGCATCACAACCGCATCCTGCCACCCACTGCCAGTTCCCGTTATTGGAAGACAGCTCATAATCCAGGAGCTTTTCGGCAAAATAAGCTTCTCCCCACCGCCAGTCGATCAGCAGATGCTTGGTAAGAAAACTCGCAACCACCATTCTCACACGGTTATGCATAAATCCCACTTCATTCAGCTGCCGTATTCCTGCATCCACGATAGGATAACCGGTTTTTCCTTCGCACCACAGTTTAAACTCCTTTTCATCATTCCGCCATTTAATGTTTTCATATTTATCTTTAAAAGGCTGTTTAACCACTTTTGGAAAATGATACAGGATCTGCATGAAAAACTCCCTCCAGATCAATTCGTTCAGCCAGGTTTCATTATGTTTTAAAGCATATTGTACACATTTCCGAACGGAGATGGTCCCGAAACGCAGGGCAACACCCAAATGGGTCGTATGATCCATCCCGGGAAAATTTCTGTATTTGCCGTAATCCTCAATGATCGATTTTTTGAGGGTTGGCTTTTCATCTTGAATATCTGTCTCTTGGAATCCTATATCTTTCAAATTAGGATATTTTGGAGCAGAATACTGTAAAAATTCAGAAAAATTGGTGCTGTAATTTTTGATCTTTTCAGATTTCAGAACTTCTTTCCATTTTTTAGAATAAGGCGTATAAACGGTATATGGTTTACCGTCTTTCTTCGCAACTTCATCTTTATGAAAAACCACCTGATCTTTATAGGATTTCAATTGAATATTTTTCTTTTCCAGAAAATCAACGACGTCCTTATCACGTTGGATGGCTTCCGGCTCATAATCTTCATTGCAGAAAACCGTATCAATCTCAAAATCTTTCGTCAGTTTTTTGAATGCGTCCAAAGGCTTGTCATGAAAAGTAGTCAGGCCGCTTTTGTGCTTTTTCAGTTCTTCATGAATTTCTTTCAGCGCGCGGTGGAAATAGTCTACCCTCTTATCGGATTTGTTTTCCAGCTTATCGAGAATTCCTTTA from Chryseobacterium sp. SORGH_AS_0447 includes these protein-coding regions:
- a CDS encoding MBL fold metallo-hydrolase, with the protein product MKLKFLGTGTSQGVPVIGCTCEVCTSENPKDSRLRSSVMVTTDENRKILIDCGPDFRQQMLTNGENHIDLALLTHEHNDHVIGLDDMRPLIFKTGKDMPLYCYSRVGNEVKKRFPYAFADVRYPGAPAFELHEIENKPFKVLDIEITPVEVIHFKITAFGYRFKDLAYITDAGFISDTEKEKLKNLDVLIINCIRKFDPHPAHFILPDAISLFEEVQPKKMFLTHLSHHFGLHDVEDKQLPAGMHLAYDGLEINF
- a CDS encoding helix-turn-helix domain-containing protein yields the protein MKIYEKIREYSKGKGETMKEIADKYGVTPQAIQMYFSGKNAMPLNFLAWYIEEHPDIDLYALFSKEHNQIVSEPRAEYHKKYRKQHVIDRIISILEEEL
- a CDS encoding deoxyribodipyrimidine photo-lyase — encoded protein: MSEKEKINIFWFRRDLRLEDNCGLSEALKSGLKVLPIFIYDKGILDKLENKSDKRVDYFHRALKEIHEELKKHKSGLTTFHDKPLDAFKKLTKDFEIDTVFCNEDYEPEAIQRDKDVVDFLEKKNIQLKSYKDQVVFHKDEVAKKDGKPYTVYTPYSKKWKEVLKSEKIKNYSTNFSEFLQYSAPKYPNLKDIGFQETDIQDEKPTLKKSIIEDYGKYRNFPGMDHTTHLGVALRFGTISVRKCVQYALKHNETWLNELIWREFFMQILYHFPKVVKQPFKDKYENIKWRNDEKEFKLWCEGKTGYPIVDAGIRQLNEVGFMHNRVRMVVASFLTKHLLIDWRWGEAYFAEKLLDYELSSNNGNWQWVAGCGCDAAPYFRVFNPSEQTKKFDKDQKYIKEWLDEEDLKTEPIVEHTAARKRALEVYGKAVKA